The following are from one region of the Natronocella acetinitrilica genome:
- a CDS encoding Trm112 family protein produces the protein MALDQSLLDILVCPVTKKPLRRMDRKALKRLTEAAEASRLQFADGSPVSGPIAEALISDDGERIYLVDDGIPVLLEDRAISAESLQGVAG, from the coding sequence ATGGCTCTTGATCAATCACTGCTGGACATACTGGTATGCCCGGTCACCAAGAAACCGCTGCGGCGCATGGACCGCAAGGCTCTCAAGCGACTGACCGAGGCGGCGGAGGCGAGCCGGCTGCAATTCGCGGATGGCTCTCCGGTCAGCGGGCCAATCGCCGAGGCCCTGATCAGCGACGACGGTGAGCGTATCTATCTGGTGGACGATGGGATTCCCGTGCTGTTGGAAGATCGCGCCATCAGTGCCGAATCCCTGCAGGGTGTGGCCGGCTGA
- the prmC gene encoding peptide chain release factor N(5)-glutamine methyltransferase, which produces MRKDRPGAAEQPPMELDKRLHSIEQQLTAATDTPRLEAELLVEHATGLNRTARYTRPDQQLTAEQNAHLRALVERRMTGEPIAYLIGSQGFRRLILDVTPAVLIPRPETELVVERCLARMARAPSPLLIADLGTGSGALALALADEVPGARVCGVDQSSDALAVARANGERLGLQVEWLQGDWFAPLAGRTFSVITANPPYVAEDDPHLATGDVRFEPDTALTAGADGMRDLQIIIGQAPDYLHPGGWLFVEHGYDQEAQVGACFRRAGFVDVATFRDLGGQPRVTEGRWPG; this is translated from the coding sequence ATGCGCAAGGACCGTCCAGGGGCGGCGGAGCAGCCGCCGATGGAACTCGACAAACGACTTCACTCTATCGAGCAGCAACTGACCGCGGCCACTGACACGCCTCGCCTGGAGGCGGAGTTGTTGGTGGAACACGCAACCGGGCTGAACCGCACCGCGCGCTATACCCGTCCGGATCAACAACTGACGGCTGAGCAGAACGCACATCTGCGGGCGCTGGTCGAGCGCCGCATGACCGGCGAGCCCATCGCCTACCTCATCGGCAGCCAGGGTTTTCGCCGCCTGATACTTGATGTGACCCCGGCCGTGCTCATCCCGCGCCCCGAGACGGAACTGGTGGTGGAGCGTTGCCTTGCCCGCATGGCCCGTGCGCCATCGCCACTCCTCATTGCGGATCTGGGCACCGGCAGCGGTGCCCTAGCGCTTGCACTGGCGGATGAGGTGCCGGGCGCACGCGTCTGTGGTGTGGATCAATCCAGCGATGCGCTGGCCGTGGCACGGGCCAACGGCGAGCGACTGGGTTTGCAGGTGGAGTGGTTGCAAGGCGACTGGTTCGCGCCGCTTGCCGGGCGAACCTTCTCTGTCATTACGGCTAATCCACCCTATGTTGCGGAAGACGACCCACACCTCGCCACGGGGGATGTGCGCTTCGAGCCCGACACGGCGCTGACGGCGGGGGCCGACGGCATGCGGGACCTGCAGATAATCATTGGGCAGGCCCCGGATTATCTGCATCCCGGTGGCTGGCTTTTTGTGGAGCATGGATATGATCAGGAGGCACAGGTTGGCGCGTGCTTCCGGCGGGCGGGTTTCGTGGACGTGGCGACGTTTCGGGACCTCGGCGGGCAACCACGGGTGACCGAGGGCCGTTGGCCGGGGTGA
- the gatC gene encoding Asp-tRNA(Asn)/Glu-tRNA(Gln) amidotransferase subunit GatC, giving the protein MSLSNDDVRQIAHLARLGVDEQDLDGYARNLTSILNFVEAMSAVDTTGVEPLAHPIDMAQRLRPDVVTEENQRELFQGIAPAVEDGLYLVPRVIE; this is encoded by the coding sequence ATGTCTCTCAGCAATGATGACGTCAGGCAGATCGCGCATCTGGCCCGGCTTGGGGTTGATGAGCAGGATCTGGATGGCTACGCCCGCAACCTGACCAGCATTCTCAATTTCGTGGAAGCCATGAGCGCGGTGGATACTACCGGCGTGGAGCCGCTTGCGCATCCCATCGACATGGCGCAACGACTGCGGCCCGATGTGGTCACCGAAGAGAACCAGCGTGAGCTGTTCCAGGGCATCGCCCCCGCCGTGGAAGACGGTCTCTACCTCGTGCCACGGGTTATCGAGTGA
- the hslO gene encoding Hsp33 family molecular chaperone HslO has product MSKDQRQRFLFEYANVRGEVIHLDETVAQVLGRRTYPTAVTRVLGESLAAAGLLSAVLKFKGSLILQIQGKGSLSMLVASATHDHDLRAVARIAEDAEIVDDDDLQRLTGGGHLAITIDPDESTERYQGIVALEHPSVAQCVDAYFTQSEQLPTRIWLACDGERAAGLLLQRLPEHDHGDPDAWNRAEHLASTITEEELLELEAPDIVRRLFHEETIRLFDPEPMRFHCHCSRQRLGDVIVGLGREEAHSILEEQGALEARCDFCGASYRFDAVDIRQLFKDGGTDAAGRTRH; this is encoded by the coding sequence ATGTCGAAAGATCAACGGCAGCGTTTTCTGTTTGAGTACGCCAACGTCCGGGGGGAGGTCATCCACCTGGACGAGACGGTGGCGCAGGTGCTGGGGCGTCGCACTTACCCGACGGCGGTGACCCGTGTGCTCGGCGAATCCCTCGCGGCGGCGGGTCTGCTGTCTGCAGTGCTCAAGTTCAAGGGCTCGCTGATTCTGCAGATCCAGGGCAAGGGCTCGCTCAGCATGCTGGTGGCCAGCGCCACCCATGACCACGATCTGCGCGCCGTGGCGCGCATCGCCGAGGATGCAGAGATCGTCGACGATGACGACCTGCAGCGGCTGACCGGGGGTGGTCATCTGGCAATTACCATCGATCCGGATGAATCCACCGAGCGGTATCAGGGCATTGTCGCCCTGGAGCACCCCAGCGTTGCCCAGTGTGTGGACGCCTATTTCACCCAGTCGGAGCAGTTGCCAACGCGGATCTGGCTCGCCTGCGATGGCGAGCGGGCCGCCGGGCTTCTGTTGCAGCGCCTCCCCGAGCATGACCACGGCGACCCGGATGCCTGGAACCGCGCCGAGCACCTGGCCTCCACCATCACCGAGGAAGAGCTGCTGGAACTGGAGGCCCCGGATATCGTCCGGCGCCTGTTCCACGAAGAGACCATCCGGCTGTTCGACCCCGAGCCCATGCGCTTCCATTGCCATTGCTCCCGACAGCGCCTGGGAGACGTCATCGTCGGTCTGGGTCGCGAAGAGGCCCATTCCATTCTCGAAGAGCAGGGCGCCCTGGAAGCCCGCTGCGATTTCTGCGGCGCGAGCTATCGTTTCGATGCCGTGGACATCCGCCAGCTGTTCAAGGACGGCGGCACCGACGCCGCAGGCCGCACCCGGCATTGA
- the mreC gene encoding rod shape-determining protein MreC → MIGSYSVAGSIIKPLFGRGPSLTTRVILLALMSVGLMTLDHRQHLSAPVQEAALTIAYPLHFAVNLPFELAELASEHASSRNALLQENARLRNQQLLNEARLQRLDQLERENIRLQGLLESAYEVEHSVLIAELMRVDLDPYRHMLQIDKGSRHGVFSGQPVIDARGVMGQVDRIGRSSAVVRLITDPSHAIPVQVNRNGLRAIAYGTGRLRELDLPHLPNNADVQVGDLLITSGLGGGFPAGYPVARVTDVRQEPGYAFARITAEPLAELDRSREMLLVRTQFQDAEDIDASAAYRLPEEPGDGS, encoded by the coding sequence GTGATCGGCAGCTATTCAGTCGCGGGGTCTATCATCAAACCGTTATTTGGACGCGGCCCATCGCTGACTACCCGGGTCATCCTGCTGGCGTTGATGTCGGTGGGGCTCATGACACTCGACCACCGTCAGCACTTGTCGGCACCCGTGCAGGAAGCGGCGCTGACCATTGCCTACCCCCTGCATTTTGCGGTGAACCTGCCTTTCGAGCTGGCAGAACTGGCAAGCGAGCACGCCAGCAGTCGCAATGCGTTGCTGCAAGAGAATGCACGGCTGCGTAATCAGCAATTGCTCAACGAGGCCCGGCTGCAACGGCTCGACCAGCTCGAGCGCGAGAACATCCGCCTGCAGGGGCTGCTTGAGTCTGCCTACGAGGTGGAGCACTCGGTGCTGATTGCCGAGCTGATGCGTGTTGACCTGGACCCGTACCGTCACATGCTGCAGATCGACAAGGGCAGTCGCCACGGGGTGTTCTCCGGGCAGCCGGTGATCGACGCCCGCGGCGTGATGGGACAGGTGGACCGCATCGGTCGGTCAAGCGCCGTGGTCAGGCTCATTACCGACCCCAGTCACGCGATTCCGGTGCAGGTCAACCGCAACGGTCTGCGCGCCATTGCCTACGGCACCGGTCGTCTTCGCGAACTCGACCTGCCCCATTTGCCGAACAACGCAGATGTCCAGGTCGGTGACCTGTTGATCACCTCGGGTCTCGGTGGTGGATTCCCTGCCGGGTATCCGGTGGCACGGGTGACCGATGTGCGCCAGGAACCCGGCTATGCGTTCGCCCGGATCACCGCCGAACCCCTGGCCGAACTCGATCGCAGTCGTGAAATGCTGCTGGTGCGCACGCAATTCCAGGATGCCGAGGACATCGACGCCTCTGCCGCTTATCGATTACCGGAGGAGCCGGGGGATGGCTCGTGA
- the gatA gene encoding Asp-tRNA(Asn)/Glu-tRNA(Gln) amidotransferase subunit GatA — MHSLTIAELSRGLAAGEFSSRELTEHLLGRIEGKGAELNAFISVTPDQALAAADAADARRAAGQAGPLTGVPMAHKDIFCTRGVRTSCGSRMLDNFISPYDAHVVEQIQAAGMVCLGKTNMDEFAMGSSNETSYYGPVRNPWEPTAVPGGSSGGSAAAVAAGLVPAATATDTGGSIRQPAAHCGVSGLKPTYGRVSRYGMIAFASSLDQAGPIARTCEDMALMLEVMAGFDPRDSTCVERDVPRYTDALSGDLTGLRIGLPREYFGEGLDPAVAGAVDAAIDEYRRLGATFKEVSLANSHLAVPCYYVIAPAECSANLSRFDGVRFGHRCEDPVDLEDLYKRSRGEGFGAEVKRRILVGTYALSAGYYDAYYLKAQQIRRLIRDDFLRAFEEVDLLLGPAAPTPAFDFGEHTDDPVSMYLSDIYTIAVNLAGLPALTIPAGFSGKRPIGLQLIGTHFDEARLLQAGHRYQQVTDWHHRRPEAYA, encoded by the coding sequence CTGCATAGCCTGACAATCGCAGAACTCTCCCGCGGTCTCGCCGCCGGGGAGTTCTCCAGCCGTGAGCTGACCGAACACCTGCTCGGCCGCATCGAGGGCAAGGGCGCCGAGCTGAATGCGTTCATTTCGGTCACGCCGGACCAGGCCCTGGCGGCTGCTGATGCCGCCGACGCCCGCCGTGCCGCCGGCCAGGCCGGGCCGTTGACCGGTGTGCCCATGGCCCACAAGGACATCTTCTGCACCCGTGGTGTGCGCACCAGTTGTGGCTCGCGCATGCTCGACAATTTCATCTCGCCCTACGACGCCCATGTGGTGGAGCAGATACAGGCCGCCGGCATGGTCTGCCTGGGCAAGACCAACATGGACGAGTTCGCCATGGGGTCGTCCAACGAGACCAGCTACTATGGGCCGGTGCGCAACCCCTGGGAGCCGACGGCCGTGCCTGGCGGCTCGTCCGGCGGTTCTGCCGCGGCGGTGGCGGCCGGGTTGGTGCCCGCTGCCACGGCTACCGACACTGGTGGCTCGATCCGCCAGCCGGCTGCGCATTGTGGCGTCAGTGGCCTCAAGCCTACCTACGGGCGGGTCAGCCGCTACGGCATGATCGCGTTCGCATCCAGTCTCGACCAGGCCGGGCCCATCGCCCGCACCTGCGAGGACATGGCGTTGATGCTGGAAGTGATGGCCGGCTTTGACCCGCGGGACTCCACCTGCGTCGAGCGGGATGTGCCTCGCTACACTGATGCGTTGTCCGGTGATCTGACGGGCCTGCGTATCGGTCTACCCAGGGAGTATTTCGGTGAAGGGCTGGATCCGGCAGTGGCCGGGGCAGTGGACGCCGCAATCGACGAATACCGGCGCCTGGGTGCCACCTTCAAGGAAGTCAGCCTGGCCAACAGCCATCTGGCGGTGCCCTGCTACTACGTGATCGCCCCGGCGGAGTGCTCCGCCAACCTGTCGCGCTTCGATGGCGTGCGCTTCGGTCACCGCTGCGAGGATCCCGTCGATCTGGAGGATCTCTACAAGCGTTCCCGTGGCGAGGGTTTTGGTGCGGAGGTCAAGCGCCGCATCCTGGTGGGGACTTACGCGCTGTCCGCCGGCTACTACGATGCCTACTATCTGAAGGCGCAGCAGATTCGCCGACTCATCCGCGATGATTTCCTGCGCGCCTTCGAAGAGGTGGACCTGCTGCTCGGCCCAGCTGCGCCTACCCCGGCCTTCGATTTCGGCGAGCACACGGACGACCCGGTGAGCATGTACCTGTCGGATATCTACACCATCGCGGTGAATCTGGCGGGGTTGCCTGCGCTGACCATCCCAGCCGGATTTTCCGGCAAGCGGCCCATCGGCTTGCAATTGATTGGCACCCATTTCGACGAGGCGCGATTGCTGCAGGCGGGGCACCGTTATCAGCAGGTGACCGACTGGCACCACCGTCGCCCCGAAGCCTACGCGTAA
- the gatB gene encoding Asp-tRNA(Asn)/Glu-tRNA(Gln) amidotransferase subunit GatB — MQWETVIGLEIHAQLATRSKIFSGASTAYGAEPNTQACAVDLGLPGVLPVLNAGVVDMAIKFGLATGCTVAPRSVFARKNYFYPDLPKGYQISQYELPVVHDGAVTIELDNGETKRIGLTRAHLEEDAGKSLHEGFEGVSGIDLNRAGTPLLEIVSEPDMRSPAEAVAYMKKIHSLVRYLGICDGNMQEGSFRCDANVSVRPVGQVEFGTRAELKNINSFRFVEKAIEFEVERQIDLLESGGTVVQETRLYDSVKNETRSMRTKEEANDYRYFPDPDLLPVVIDAAHIERVRGELPELPDARRERFTSEYGLTAYDAGVLTAARETADYYEAVVAAGGEAKMAANWVMGELTGALNRDGVEISDSRVSAEALAGLLARVNDNTISGKIAKDVFDAMWNGEGDADTIIEARGLRQLTDSSAIEAMIDEVIAANPGQVEQFKAGKDKLLGFFVGQVMKASKGKANPAQVNEILRRKLAE; from the coding sequence ATGCAGTGGGAAACGGTGATCGGGCTGGAAATCCATGCCCAGCTTGCCACCAGGAGCAAGATTTTCTCCGGAGCCTCCACCGCCTACGGCGCGGAGCCCAACACCCAGGCCTGTGCCGTCGACCTGGGCCTGCCCGGCGTGTTGCCCGTGCTCAATGCCGGCGTGGTGGATATGGCCATCAAGTTCGGGCTGGCAACGGGCTGCACCGTCGCCCCGCGTTCGGTGTTTGCCCGCAAGAACTACTTCTACCCCGACCTGCCCAAGGGCTACCAGATCAGCCAGTACGAGCTGCCCGTGGTGCACGACGGCGCCGTCACCATCGAACTGGATAACGGCGAGACCAAGCGTATCGGTCTTACTCGCGCTCACTTGGAAGAAGATGCCGGCAAGTCCTTGCACGAAGGCTTCGAGGGTGTCTCCGGTATTGACCTGAACCGGGCGGGTACACCGCTGCTGGAGATTGTCTCCGAACCGGACATGCGCTCGCCGGCAGAAGCCGTGGCCTACATGAAGAAGATCCACTCGCTGGTGCGCTATCTAGGTATCTGTGATGGCAACATGCAGGAAGGCTCGTTCCGCTGCGACGCCAACGTGTCGGTGCGCCCGGTGGGACAGGTGGAATTCGGCACCCGCGCCGAGTTGAAGAACATCAACTCGTTTCGTTTTGTCGAAAAGGCCATCGAGTTCGAGGTAGAGCGGCAGATCGATCTGCTGGAATCTGGTGGTACCGTAGTGCAGGAGACGCGGCTCTACGATTCAGTGAAAAACGAAACCCGCTCCATGCGCACCAAGGAAGAGGCCAACGATTACCGCTACTTCCCCGATCCGGACCTGCTGCCCGTGGTCATTGATGCCGCGCATATCGAGCGGGTGCGTGGGGAATTGCCGGAGCTGCCCGATGCCCGGCGGGAGCGCTTCACGTCCGAGTACGGCCTTACCGCTTATGATGCCGGCGTGCTCACTGCGGCCCGGGAAACCGCGGATTACTACGAGGCAGTGGTTGCCGCCGGCGGCGAGGCGAAGATGGCTGCCAACTGGGTGATGGGCGAACTCACCGGTGCGCTAAACCGTGATGGTGTGGAGATTTCTGATAGCCGCGTCTCGGCCGAAGCGCTGGCCGGGCTGCTGGCGCGGGTCAATGACAACACTATTTCCGGCAAGATCGCCAAGGACGTGTTCGACGCCATGTGGAATGGCGAGGGCGATGCCGACACCATTATCGAGGCCAGGGGTCTGCGTCAGCTCACCGACAGCAGCGCCATCGAGGCCATGATCGACGAGGTGATCGCCGCCAATCCGGGGCAGGTCGAGCAGTTCAAGGCCGGCAAGGACAAGCTGCTGGGCTTTTTTGTCGGCCAGGTGATGAAGGCTTCCAAGGGCAAGGCCAACCCGGCACAGGTCAATGAGATCCTGCGTCGCAAACTGGCGGAGTGA
- a CDS encoding rod shape-determining protein: protein MFKGIRGLFSNDLSIDLGTANTLIYLRGQGIVLNEPSVVAIRQDRDGGPKTIAAVGAEAKSMVGRTPGNIKAIRPLKDGVIANFTVTEKMLQHFIKKVHEARFFRPSPRVLVCVPWGATQVERRAIKESALGAGAREVYLIEEPRAAAIGANMPVDEARGSMVLDIGGGTSEVAVLSLNGIVYSASVRIGGDRFDEAIINYVRRNYGILIGESTAERVKHEIGTAFPGTEVMEIDVRGRNLAQGVPRSFTLNSNEILESLQEPLSGIVGAVKTALEQTPPELGADVAERGIVLTGGGALLRNLDRLIMEETGLPVVIADDPLTCVARGGGRALELMDEQGLDLFTVE from the coding sequence ATGTTCAAGGGCATACGCGGACTTTTTTCCAATGACCTCTCCATTGACCTGGGGACGGCCAACACGCTGATCTATCTGCGTGGGCAGGGTATCGTGCTGAACGAACCCTCTGTGGTGGCCATCCGCCAGGATCGGGACGGCGGCCCCAAAACCATCGCCGCCGTTGGCGCAGAGGCCAAGAGCATGGTCGGCCGCACGCCCGGCAACATCAAGGCGATCCGCCCGCTCAAGGACGGCGTGATCGCCAATTTCACCGTCACCGAGAAGATGCTGCAGCACTTTATAAAAAAGGTGCACGAGGCGCGCTTTTTCCGGCCCAGCCCGCGGGTGCTGGTGTGTGTGCCCTGGGGCGCTACCCAGGTTGAGCGGCGTGCCATCAAGGAGTCGGCTCTGGGCGCCGGTGCACGCGAGGTCTACCTGATCGAGGAGCCCCGGGCCGCTGCGATTGGCGCCAACATGCCGGTGGACGAAGCCCGCGGTTCCATGGTGCTGGACATCGGCGGTGGCACCTCGGAAGTGGCCGTGCTGTCGTTGAACGGCATCGTCTACTCGGCGTCGGTACGCATTGGCGGTGATCGCTTCGACGAAGCCATCATCAATTATGTGCGTCGCAATTACGGCATTCTCATCGGTGAATCCACCGCCGAGCGGGTCAAGCATGAAATCGGCACTGCCTTCCCTGGCACCGAGGTCATGGAGATCGACGTTCGAGGTCGTAACCTGGCGCAGGGCGTGCCGCGCAGCTTCACGCTGAACAGCAACGAGATCCTGGAATCCCTGCAGGAGCCCCTGTCCGGCATCGTCGGGGCGGTGAAGACGGCCCTGGAGCAGACCCCACCGGAACTGGGGGCGGATGTGGCCGAGCGCGGCATCGTGCTCACCGGCGGCGGCGCGCTGCTGCGCAATCTCGACCGTCTGATCATGGAAGAAACCGGGTTGCCGGTGGTCATCGCCGACGACCCGTTGACCTGTGTCGCCCGCGGTGGCGGCCGGGCGCTTGAATTGATGGATGAACAGGGCCTGGACCTGTTCACCGTCGAGTAA
- the mreD gene encoding rod shape-determining protein MreD, protein MNAGPGRAAWIILCSLLIAYALTVVPLPDWATGARPQWVALVLIYWCLAVPHRVGVGVAWLAGLAQDALQSTLLGQHAFSYAIAAFLVLKLHQRIRVYPLGQQSIIVLILLTMIHLAQLWVNGLVGRPPPPAAYWLAPLVGTLMWPWIFIIMRAVRRRYAIA, encoded by the coding sequence GTGAATGCAGGCCCTGGGCGGGCCGCCTGGATCATCCTTTGCAGCCTGCTGATCGCCTACGCGCTGACCGTGGTGCCGCTGCCGGATTGGGCAACCGGCGCGCGTCCGCAGTGGGTGGCACTGGTGCTGATCTACTGGTGCCTGGCGGTGCCGCACCGTGTCGGCGTGGGTGTGGCCTGGCTGGCGGGGCTGGCGCAGGACGCCTTGCAATCAACCCTGCTGGGGCAGCACGCCTTCAGCTATGCGATCGCTGCTTTCCTGGTGCTGAAACTGCATCAGCGCATTCGGGTCTATCCCCTGGGGCAGCAGTCGATCATCGTGCTCATATTGCTCACCATGATTCATCTTGCCCAGTTGTGGGTGAACGGGCTGGTGGGCCGTCCGCCACCGCCGGCAGCCTATTGGCTGGCACCACTGGTCGGTACGCTGATGTGGCCCTGGATTTTCATCATCATGCGCGCGGTGCGCAGACGTTACGCAATCGCCTGA
- a CDS encoding AAA family ATPase, protein MSHCLERIDLLTDDCPLCRAVEPGFALLPWLCPTCLDRCRRIVHEHRRQACIDTLAALPRPAQLSAAMGTTVAGLEQARRALSVAAYNHAKRLLLRDAGEGEGLRGSNAVLLSGPPGSGKTHLVGALARAINAPLVTVDAACLTGAGQAGNLATLLGSRLIGALGGEGGRDPRAVVFIDGLESLATGAESTEDRISAQYALSGLLDGQPLRVAGPQGVSRELQTRDLFIVAAGVSTPLHMRSKAVGFMSDCVGDGADQEPLGLAREVVARFSIQTELAAPDAGQLAVILMHPQAGLLRSYRRQFQMDGVELRVTDAAIGALVRQSLDEGAGARGLQRALERALQPAIYTVPALPNVSRLWLDAAGDELFISLSRPLSATGAAAAA, encoded by the coding sequence ATGTCGCACTGCCTTGAGCGCATCGACCTGCTGACGGATGACTGCCCCCTGTGTCGGGCGGTGGAGCCGGGTTTTGCGCTGCTTCCATGGCTTTGCCCGACCTGTCTGGACCGCTGTCGCCGCATCGTCCATGAGCATCGCCGTCAGGCCTGTATCGATACCCTGGCCGCCCTGCCACGCCCGGCGCAACTATCCGCCGCCATGGGGACAACTGTCGCTGGTCTCGAGCAGGCCCGGCGGGCTCTTAGTGTCGCCGCCTATAACCATGCCAAGCGCCTGCTGTTGCGGGACGCTGGCGAGGGAGAAGGTCTGCGGGGTAGCAACGCCGTCTTGCTGAGTGGCCCACCGGGCAGTGGCAAGACGCACCTCGTGGGCGCACTGGCCAGGGCGATCAACGCGCCGCTGGTGACTGTGGACGCAGCCTGCCTGACCGGTGCCGGCCAGGCGGGGAATCTCGCCACGCTGCTGGGGTCACGGCTGATTGGCGCCCTCGGTGGCGAAGGTGGCCGGGATCCTCGGGCCGTCGTGTTCATCGATGGCCTGGAGTCTCTGGCAACTGGGGCCGAGAGTACCGAAGACCGGATTTCAGCCCAGTATGCGCTATCAGGCCTGCTGGATGGGCAACCCCTTCGAGTTGCGGGGCCGCAGGGCGTGTCCCGCGAGTTGCAGACCCGTGATCTCTTCATTGTTGCGGCGGGGGTGTCCACGCCATTGCACATGCGCTCAAAAGCTGTCGGCTTCATGTCTGATTGCGTTGGCGACGGTGCTGATCAGGAGCCGCTGGGGTTGGCCCGGGAGGTCGTGGCCCGCTTCAGTATTCAGACCGAGCTTGCCGCACCCGACGCCGGGCAACTGGCCGTTATCCTCATGCATCCGCAGGCCGGCCTGCTGCGAAGCTACCGCCGGCAATTTCAGATGGATGGTGTGGAGCTGCGCGTCACCGACGCTGCCATCGGTGCTCTGGTGCGTCAGTCTCTGGATGAAGGCGCCGGTGCCCGCGGGCTACAGCGTGCCCTGGAGAGAGCGCTGCAGCCCGCCATATACACAGTGCCGGCACTGCCGAACGTGTCTCGGCTATGGCTTGATGCGGCCGGTGACGAGCTGTTTATCAGCCTTTCCCGGCCCCTTAGTGCAACTGGGGCGGCCGCCGCCGCGTGA